TGGAGCGGCATGGTGTTGATTTCTCGCTGGAGGGCCATGTATTTGTGCCTATCCGCCCCAAATTTCTAATCAGCTGCATGCTGATCGGCACCTTTCCGCTGTTCCTGTTCATCATGGCCACCCATATCCGCTTGAACGGCAGCGGTACGGCGATAGCGGTTGTGGGCCTTCAGAGCTACTGGGCCTGGGCAGGCATGGTGCTGCTGATCGGGACCCTGTTCTCCTCCATCGCCGCCTGGCTGCTGACGGGCAGTGTGCAGCATCCTATTAATGAACTGTACCAGGCCATGAACCAGGTCAAGGATGGCCATCTGGTCCAGGTGCAGGATGAGTATTCCGATGAATTCTCGAAGCTGGTAGCAGGCTTCAATATGATGGTCCGCGGGCTGCAGACTCGGGAGATGCAGAGCAGGCAGCTGCTGGACAGCTATTTCTCCACCCTCGCCGTGGCGCTGGATGCGCGTGATCCCTATACCGCAGGCCACTCGCTCCGGGTTGCCGAGTATTCAGTCATTATCGGGCAATTGGCGGGAATGACCGGCCAGCAGCTGGACGATCTGCGCAAGTCGGCACTGCTGCATGATATCGGCAAAATCGGAGTGAGAGACAGCATTTTATTCAAGGAAGAAGCTCTGACGGAGGAGGAATTCACCCAGATTAAGAGCCACACCGTGCTGGGGGAGAACATTCTGCGGCAGATTGAACCGGCTGAGAAGATGGCACCTTATCTCGGGGGCGTCCGCTCCCACCATGAGCGCTATGACGGCAGAGGATACCCTGATGGTCTGGCCGGTTCAGATATTCCCTTGCACGGGCGGATTATCGCGGTGGCGGATGCTTATGATGCCATGACCTCGGACCGTCCGTACCGCAAAGGGATGGACCATGAGCAGGCGCTGACCATTCTGGAGCAGGGCCGGGGCAGCCAGTGGGACCCGGAGTTCGCCGGGCTGTTCCTGGCATACTATGGACGGAAGACGGAGCTTCCCAAGGCCGATTGTGCGGTCAAAACGGGATAACGGCACGTTGACCCGGCCAGTTCATTGCATAAATGTGAGGCTGAAGCGGACTCTATCCAGTATATGGAGGCTCCGCTTCTGTTTTGCGTGCCTATTTTGTGAACTGGGGCACAAAACCGACAATTCCCGACGACATTCATTGAAGGTTTGGGGGCAGACCGTTATAATTATGAAGTCTGGATTTTAATTAAAAAATAAGGGAGATTTCTATGAAACGCGCAGATGTGCTGCTGATTTCTATCGTTCTGATCGCTGCGCTCGCTTTTCTCGTACCGAGATGGCTGTCAAACGATGCTGATAAAGGTGGGCCGGGCAAAGAGCTGAAGGCCAACATAACGGTAGACGGTAAGCTGTTCAAGACCGTAACCCTCACCAAAGAAGAGCAGACCATTGAAGTCCGCACCGAGCGGGGCTATAACATTCTGAAGGTGCATGATTATGGAATTGAGATGTTCGATGCGGATTGTCCCGATCAGGTATGCCTTGGCTTCGGATTCATCACCCTGCCTAAGCAGACCATTGTATGCCTTCCGCACCGGGTACTCGTTGAAATCGCAAGCGGGGCAGGGGAGGATGAAGTAGATGGGTATGTCCAGTAGTGAATCGGCGACAGCGCTGAAGCGGACGGTTATTATTGCGATTTTTGCAGCCGTTGCCGTTGTGCTGAGTATTGTGGAGGCGCAGATTCCGCTTGCCGGGATCGGCCTGATGCCGGGGGCGAAGCTGGGGTTCGCCAATATTATGATTCTGACCTGCATATACTTTCTGCGCGGGCGCGATGTATTTGTGCTGGTGATTCTGAAGACGCTGCTAACCGCCTTCCTGCTCGGCACGCTGTCCAGCCTGCTGTTCAGCCTGTTCGGGTCGATGTTCAGCTTCATCGCGATGTTCGCGCTGGTGAAGCTGGGCCGCAAGAAGTTCAGTGTCATCGGCATCAGTATTGTGGGCGGTCTTGCCCATAATACAGGCCAGCTGCTGGCGGCATCGTTCGTATTTAATTCAACCAGTATTTTCTATTACCTGCCGGTTCTGCTGATCACCGGTATTGTAACCGGAATTGCGGTCGGCTTCGCCGTGCGGTATGTAGTTGACTCGCTATCCAGAATCTCTTTGTTTGAAGAGTTCCTGAATGGACCGGGCCATTAGCAGCGGAAGGATGAGCAACATGAATCAAGCGTACCAAGATACATTCTCCGGTGAGCAGCCGGTGGTGATTGCACTTGAAGAGGTATCCTTCGGCTATGATCCGGAGCATCCGATTCTTCATGATATCAGCGTATCCATCCCGCAGGGGCAGTGGGTAAGCATCGTTGGACCCAACGGCTGCGGGAAATCTACACTCGTCAAGCTGCTGAATGCGCTGCTGCCGAAGAGCGCCGGCAGTATCTCTGTCTGCGGGCATGTCCTGCAGGAAGAAACGGTTCAGCCTATCCGGCAATGCATCGGGATGGTCTTCCAGAACCCGGATAACCAGTTCATCGGGCAGACGGTCGAGGAGGATATTCTTTTCGGCCTGGAGGGACTGTGCCTGCCCTATGAAGAGATGAAGGAGCGGCTCGATTTCTATACCGCGAAGCTCGGGATCAGCCATCTGCTGTCCAAGCACCCCGGAGAGCTGTCGGGCGGGCAGAAGCAGCGGGTCGCCATCGCCTCGATCCTCGCCATGAAGCCAGGCATCGTCATCTTCGACGAGGCCTCTTCCATGTTGGACGAAGGCAGCCGGGACGAGCTGATGGGCATCCTGCGGGACATGCAGGCGGAGGGAACCTATACGATTCTGCTGATCACCCATGATGCCGATGAGATTCTGGCCTCGGATCGGGTGCTTGCACTGCATGGCGGAGGTATTGCGGCCGATGTGACGCCTGCGGAGCTGTTCCGCGATGCGGAGCTGCTGAAGAGCTGCCATCTGCGGGAGCCCTACACCTGGCAGCTCGCCCGGGAGCTGCAGAGCCGGGGAATTACGGTGGAGGTACCTGCCGGGGAAAAGGAGCTTATAGACACGCTATGGCCATACAACTACAGCAAGTAAGCTACACCTATGCGGACCGCAGCATGTGGCGGCAGACAGCGCTGCACGATATTAATCTGCATATTGCCGAAGGCTCACTGACCGGGATTGCCGGGGCGACGGGCTCCGGCAAATCCACCCTGCTCCAGCTCTTCAACGGGATTCTGAAGCCGACGGAAGGCACCGTGCAGGTATTGGATGTGACGATCACCGCAGGCGAGAAGTCACCGCGGCTGCTGCCGCTGCGCCGGCGGGTCGGCCTCGTCTTCCAGTTCCCGGAGCAGCAGATGTTCGAAGATACGGTCGAGAAGGACCTCATCTTCGGGCCGCTCAACTTCGGCCTTAGCCTGGAGGAGGCCAAGGAGCGGGCGCGCCGGGCGATGACCGACATGGGGCTGGATCTGGCCCTCCTGGAGCGGAACCCGTTCCGCCTCAGCGGCGGCCAGATGCGCAAGGCTGCCATCGCCTCCGTGCTGGCGATGGACCCGGACATTGTGGTGCTGGATGAGCCGACAGCCACCCTCGACCCGGTCAGCCGCGCGGAGCTGATCGCGCTGCTGGAGCGGCTGTGCCGCGAGCAGGGCCGGACGATCATCATCG
This region of Paenibacillus sp. FSL K6-1096 genomic DNA includes:
- a CDS encoding HD domain-containing phosphohydrolase, yielding MRLYRRFLRNQVRNYIFGSAVAVLAVGSLIMLSSLEISRAEYIRLLLVLAFSFIIMAGTEIVVFVNQMRPIRAALLEENSTLPILEKAYLHTHQLPRRAVLRIMGPHLLGLSLPAILITYWMIYSGWVTFPYVYLILGMCGAVLIASMHALIEFFLTCTAIVPLIKEFRNRALERHGVDFSLEGHVFVPIRPKFLISCMLIGTFPLFLFIMATHIRLNGSGTAIAVVGLQSYWAWAGMVLLIGTLFSSIAAWLLTGSVQHPINELYQAMNQVKDGHLVQVQDEYSDEFSKLVAGFNMMVRGLQTREMQSRQLLDSYFSTLAVALDARDPYTAGHSLRVAEYSVIIGQLAGMTGQQLDDLRKSALLHDIGKIGVRDSILFKEEALTEEEFTQIKSHTVLGENILRQIEPAEKMAPYLGGVRSHHERYDGRGYPDGLAGSDIPLHGRIIAVADAYDAMTSDRPYRKGMDHEQALTILEQGRGSQWDPEFAGLFLAYYGRKTELPKADCAVKTG
- a CDS encoding NusG domain II-containing protein; translated protein: MKRADVLLISIVLIAALAFLVPRWLSNDADKGGPGKELKANITVDGKLFKTVTLTKEEQTIEVRTERGYNILKVHDYGIEMFDADCPDQVCLGFGFITLPKQTIVCLPHRVLVEIASGAGEDEVDGYVQ
- a CDS encoding Gx transporter family protein; translated protein: MGMSSSESATALKRTVIIAIFAAVAVVLSIVEAQIPLAGIGLMPGAKLGFANIMILTCIYFLRGRDVFVLVILKTLLTAFLLGTLSSLLFSLFGSMFSFIAMFALVKLGRKKFSVIGISIVGGLAHNTGQLLAASFVFNSTSIFYYLPVLLITGIVTGIAVGFAVRYVVDSLSRISLFEEFLNGPGH
- a CDS encoding ATP-binding cassette domain-containing protein codes for the protein MNQAYQDTFSGEQPVVIALEEVSFGYDPEHPILHDISVSIPQGQWVSIVGPNGCGKSTLVKLLNALLPKSAGSISVCGHVLQEETVQPIRQCIGMVFQNPDNQFIGQTVEEDILFGLEGLCLPYEEMKERLDFYTAKLGISHLLSKHPGELSGGQKQRVAIASILAMKPGIVIFDEASSMLDEGSRDELMGILRDMQAEGTYTILLITHDADEILASDRVLALHGGGIAADVTPAELFRDAELLKSCHLREPYTWQLARELQSRGITVEVPAGEKELIDTLWPYNYSK
- a CDS encoding energy-coupling factor transporter ATPase; its protein translation is MAIQLQQVSYTYADRSMWRQTALHDINLHIAEGSLTGIAGATGSGKSTLLQLFNGILKPTEGTVQVLDVTITAGEKSPRLLPLRRRVGLVFQFPEQQMFEDTVEKDLIFGPLNFGLSLEEAKERARRAMTDMGLDLALLERNPFRLSGGQMRKAAIASVLAMDPDIVVLDEPTATLDPVSRAELIALLERLCREQGRTIIIVTHRMDELLPYADHWALLKGGELAFQGSGRELAADPAILERCGLRIPQSLRYWQAVAKRFGLEDEPPLLTAERLAERMAALLRERGHTGGAEEMRDGHE